A window of Prolixibacter sp. SD074 contains these coding sequences:
- a CDS encoding TetR/AcrR family transcriptional regulator codes for MSIDTTKDSILRVANQLFSRFGFHKTSMDEIAKIARKAKGSLYYHFASKEDLFKEVVSIEMTKLKNQLSTIVSNPDLKASDKIKEYLITRMKFLNSAANYHETLKADFFEHFHFIDDLRTELDTWEKEKLRKIILQGVHTGEFTLVIEIDVLLDMFLMVLKGLEIPFFLQNKYEKYSPYFDGLINILNKGLAT; via the coding sequence ATGAGCATAGATACTACTAAAGATTCAATATTGCGGGTTGCAAACCAACTGTTTAGCCGTTTTGGGTTTCACAAAACCTCTATGGACGAAATCGCAAAAATTGCACGAAAGGCAAAAGGATCACTATACTACCATTTTGCGAGTAAAGAAGATTTATTTAAGGAGGTTGTATCAATTGAAATGACCAAGTTAAAGAATCAATTGTCAACCATTGTTAGTAATCCTGATTTAAAAGCATCGGATAAAATCAAGGAATACCTTATTACCCGGATGAAGTTTTTGAATAGTGCAGCAAACTACCATGAAACCCTAAAAGCCGATTTTTTTGAGCATTTTCATTTCATTGATGATTTGCGAACCGAATTAGATACGTGGGAAAAAGAAAAACTGAGGAAAATCATTCTTCAAGGTGTTCATACAGGCGAGTTTACCTTAGTTATTGAAATAGATGTTTTGCTGGATATGTTTTTAATGGTGCTGAAAGGTCTTGAAATACCATTTTTTTTACAAAATAAGTACGAGAAATACTCACCCTACTTTGATGGGTTAATAAACATATTGAATAAGGGTTTAGCCACCTGA
- a CDS encoding 3-oxoacyl-[acyl-carrier-protein] synthase III C-terminal domain-containing protein → MTDSLSCFDINHFFGYQLKNSQILTNIECFGNTGSASAAIVLSDNWGKFRQNDIIISVFGGGYSSGAVLLKKL, encoded by the coding sequence ATGACTGATAGTCTTAGCTGTTTTGATATTAACCATTTTTTTGGGTATCAACTAAAAAACTCGCAGATACTTACAAATATTGAATGCTTTGGAAATACAGGTTCGGCCAGTGCAGCGATTGTATTATCTGATAATTGGGGCAAGTTTAGACAAAACGATATTATTATATCAGTTTTTGGCGGCGGGTATTCAAGCGGTGCAGTTTTATTGAAAAAATTATAA
- a CDS encoding 1-acyl-sn-glycerol-3-phosphate acyltransferase has translation MKTISGFVLVNILGWKIKGKFPSIKKSIIIFAPHTSYRDGLYGKLYLMQLDVNYRFLSKKEFFKFPLKYFFKIYGSIPVSKTKEYIDYVVELINNSHELHIVLSPEGQLAKTTRWKKGYYYMAVRANVPIVVGYIDYKKKEIGIKKVIYNPTDIHIVRKEIAQLYSDVTAKYPENFSPELKV, from the coding sequence ATGAAAACAATTTCAGGTTTTGTTCTTGTAAATATTTTGGGATGGAAAATAAAAGGCAAGTTTCCAAGCATAAAGAAATCTATAATAATATTTGCCCCACACACCAGCTACCGGGATGGATTGTACGGAAAACTATATTTGATGCAGTTAGATGTAAATTATAGATTTCTTTCAAAAAAGGAATTTTTCAAGTTTCCGTTAAAATACTTTTTTAAGATTTATGGTTCAATACCCGTGAGTAAAACCAAGGAGTATATTGATTATGTTGTTGAATTAATTAATAATAGCCACGAACTTCATATCGTGTTGTCCCCGGAAGGGCAATTGGCAAAAACAACACGATGGAAAAAAGGGTATTACTATATGGCTGTACGGGCGAATGTTCCCATTGTTGTTGGATACATTGATTATAAGAAGAAAGAAATCGGGATTAAAAAAGTGATTTATAACCCTACAGATATTCATATAGTAAGAAAAGAGATTGCTCAATTGTATTCTGACGTTACCGCAAAATATCCTGAAAATTTTTCACCTGAACTAAAAGTATAA